A part of Capsicum annuum cultivar UCD-10X-F1 chromosome 6, UCD10Xv1.1, whole genome shotgun sequence genomic DNA contains:
- the LOC107874442 gene encoding uncharacterized protein LOC107874442: MAPPTFDGESYQIWAVRMRIYLQALDFWEAFEDEYEIALLSDNPMVAQIKTHKERKTRKSKALACLFTTVSSNIFTRIMSLESAKEVWDYLKTEYEGYERIRGMQVLNLVCEFELQRMKESETIKEYSDRLLNLANRIRLLGSAFNNSRIIEKILVTTPKRFEATITILENTKDLSKITLAELLSAFQAQEQQRVMRQGGAVEGALPAKHHDDRRSKKKENNKHQPTDGEGAAHSNKNKTGGFKRNYPPCKNYGKLGYAPFKCWERPDAKCAKYNKLGHEAIICKNKTQQQDTEARVVDEQEED, from the coding sequence ATGGCACCACCAACTTTCGATGGAGAAAGTTATCAAATCTGGGCAGTTAGAATGAGGATATATCTACAAGCTTTGGATTTCTGGGAAGCTTTTGAAGATGAATACGAGATAGCTCTCTTGTCAGACAATCCCATGGTGGCGCAGATTAAAACTCACAAGGAGAGGAAAACCAGAAAATCAAAGGCATTGGCATGCTTATTTACTACAGTTTCATCTAATATCTTTACTCGTATCATGTCTCTGGAATCAGCGAAAGAGGTATGGGATTATCTCAAGACTGAGTATGAAGGATATGAAAGGATTCGAGGGATGCAAGTATTGAATCTGGTATGTGAGTTTGAGCTGCAAAGGATGAAAGAAAGCGAAACCATAAAGGAGTACTCTGATAGACTCCTTAATTTAGCAAATCGCATCAGATTGTTGGGTTCCGCTTTCAATAATTCAAGGATCATTGAGAAAATCCTAGTAACAACACCTAAAAGATTTGAAGCTACCATaacaatcttagaaaatactaaGGACTTGTCCAAGATAACACTTGCAGAGCTCTTAAGTGCTTTTCAAGCGCAAGAGCAACAACGTGTTATGAGACAAGGAGGAGCTGTCGAAGGTGCCTTACCAGCTAAGCATCACGATGATAGACGTTCTAAGAAGAAGGAGAATAATAAGCACCAACCAACTGATGGAGAAGGTGCAGCGCATAGCAACAAAAATAAAACAGGTGGTTTCAAAAGAAACTACCCTCCTTGTAAGAATTACGGCAAGCTCGGATATGCACCTTTTAAGTGTTGGGAAAGGCCTGATGCCAAGTGCGCTAAGTATAATAAGCTTGGGCATGAAGCGATAATCTGCAAGAACAAAACTCAGCAACAAGATACAGAGGCTCGAGTTGTTGATGAACAGGAAGAAGATTAA